A single Nycticebus coucang isolate mNycCou1 chromosome 16, mNycCou1.pri, whole genome shotgun sequence DNA region contains:
- the LOC128567677 gene encoding translationally-controlled tumor protein-like, translated as MLSDIYKIREIADGLCLEVEGKMVCRTEGNIDDSLTGGNASAEGPEGEGTESTVTTGVDIVMNHHLQETSFTKEAYKKYIKDYMKSIKGKLEEQRPERVKPFMTGAAEQIKHILADFKNYQFFIGENMNPDGMVALLDYPEDGVTPYMIFFKDDLEMEKC; from the coding sequence ATGCTCTCCGACATTTACAAGATCAGAGAGATCGCAGACGGCCTTTGCTTGGAGGTGGAGGGGAAGATGGTCTGTAGGACAGAGGGTAACATTGATGACTCGCTCACTGGTGGAAATGCTTCCGCTGAAGGACCTGAGGGCGAAGGTACCGAAAGCACAGTTACCACTGGTGTTGATATTGTCATGAACCATCACTTGCAGGAAACCAGCTTCACAAAAGAAGCCTACAAGAAGTACATCAAAGATTACATGAAGTCAATCAAAGGCAAACTTGAAGAACAGAGACCAGAAAGAGTAAAACCTTTTATGACAGGGGCTGCAGAACAAATCAAGCACATCCTGGCTGATTTCAAAAACTACCAGTTCTTTATTGGTGAAAACATGAATCCAGATGGCATGGTTGCTCTCCTGGACTACCCTGAGGATGGTGTGACCCcatatatgattttctttaaggatgatttagaaatggaaaaatgttaa